From the genome of Geminocystis herdmanii PCC 6308, one region includes:
- the cobN gene encoding cobaltochelatase subunit CobN yields MHRIPATPGGWNPDTEGVIIIQQNPAPIIFLTSADTDIQTIASSLDSLPADFPQIRVVNLLQLQQELTIDTYGEEILSQAQVIILRLLGGRSYWSYGLEVCKDIVSQTNAHLLILPGDDRPDVELISHSNVSLSIVNHFWQYLIEGGVENFVNAFKYLSDSFFHTNFKPNSPRSIDRLGIYQPSPPNPLSHETRGRNIESLTNSPQDNTKSSQEKIAFSQHNKLEENKQQIDTAIIFYRSHFLSGNLKPIDALSTALNQENLSSIAIYVSSLQETDTQAELIKLLQHHQVKLILNTTSFSVAKIGNETNAKIWQTLDIPVLQVILSGSTKEYWADNFQGLSPRDVAMNVALPEVDGRIITRAISFKSVATWHPQLETDIVIYEPLLDRVNYIAKLAKKWVNLSKVSNSEKKVALILANYPNKDGRIANGVGLDTPASCINILKALQEKGYQIKDIPANGDELIFKLIEGVTNDLEMQSQRKINQYLSLEEYETYFATLPLETQQQINTRWKNITSYANDYHSYPDTLISKKIIPISGIQLDNIFIGIQPSRGYDFDPSLNYHAPDLEPTHHYLAFYYWVREIFKADAIIHVGKHGNLEWLPGKSLVLSENCYPEITLDTLPNFYPFIVNDPGEGSQAKRRANAVIIDHLTPPLTRAELYGDLLELEALIDEYYQAQSLNPSRLKIIFDRILNLTKTTNLNEDLAIKEVNQDTFSQFLTTADSYLCELKDAQIRDGLHIFGQCPQGRQLRDLIISIARFSSYNNLGLIDAIQEDLDSIKSPLKNDPPKSPLVRGTFSSEIIPLLNETNSSTISPLLNETNSSTIPPLLNETNSSTIPPLLNETDSSTIPPLLRGARGDQDYLETLANNLVEKLIAGENYQEISLGKNTEKSLNWIANNLLPNLLKSDREIINLMRGLEGKFIPSGSSGAPSRGRADVLPTGRNFYSVDIRAIPSETAWDVGRKAAEAVIDRYTQENGEYPKTLAISVWGTSTMRTGGDDIAQIMALMGIKPVWDGVSRRVVDYEIIPLSVLGRPRIDVTVRVSGFFRDGFPTILELLYKAIVHLSTLTEEKEQNPLALQVEKETKYWLDKGLEENEAKQRASYRLFGSKPGAYGAGLQGLIESQNWENDADLARAYLNWSSYAYEGNKGVSMPEVFEQRLKTLQIVLHNQDNREHDLLDSDDYYQFQGGLTVAVRHLKGENPVTYFGDNSQPNNPKVRALKEEIARVYRSRVINPKWIEGVMRHGYKGAFEMSATVDYLFAYSATTKNVPNFMFEGVAKSYLFDEKVQQFIQEKNPWALRDIAERLIEANQRNLWQNVSQEMLDKLRQIAHEAEGSIE; encoded by the coding sequence ATGCACCGAATCCCAGCTACTCCCGGGGGATGGAATCCCGACACCGAAGGAGTGATTATTATTCAACAAAATCCTGCACCCATTATCTTCCTCACCAGTGCCGATACAGATATTCAGACGATAGCCTCCAGTTTAGACTCTCTACCGGCGGATTTCCCTCAAATTCGAGTCGTTAATTTATTGCAGTTACAGCAGGAATTAACCATTGATACCTATGGAGAGGAGATTTTATCACAAGCCCAAGTCATTATTTTGCGCCTTTTGGGGGGAAGAAGTTATTGGAGTTATGGCTTAGAAGTGTGCAAAGACATAGTTAGCCAAACTAACGCCCATTTACTGATTTTACCCGGTGACGATCGACCTGATGTAGAATTAATTAGTCATTCTAACGTTTCCTTATCCATCGTTAATCATTTTTGGCAATACTTAATCGAGGGGGGGGTTGAAAATTTTGTCAACGCATTTAAGTATCTTAGTGATAGTTTTTTCCATACTAATTTTAAACCTAATTCACCTCGATCGATCGATCGTTTAGGTATCTATCAACCCTCACCCCCCAACCCCCTCTCCCATGAGACGAGGGGGAGAAATATTGAATCTCTCACCAATTCCCCTCAAGATAACACTAAATCTTCCCAAGAAAAAATAGCTTTCTCTCAACACAATAAATTAGAAGAAAATAAGCAACAAATTGATACAGCTATTATATTTTATCGATCGCACTTTCTCTCGGGAAATCTTAAACCTATTGATGCTTTATCCACAGCATTAAACCAAGAAAATTTAAGCAGTATTGCTATTTATGTATCCTCCCTTCAAGAAACAGATACTCAAGCAGAATTAATTAAATTATTACAACATCATCAAGTCAAATTAATACTCAATACCACTAGCTTTTCTGTGGCAAAAATTGGCAATGAAACTAACGCTAAAATTTGGCAAACTTTAGATATTCCCGTTTTGCAAGTCATCCTCAGTGGCAGTACAAAAGAATATTGGGCGGATAATTTTCAAGGTTTATCTCCGAGAGATGTTGCCATGAATGTTGCCCTTCCCGAAGTCGATGGAAGGATTATCACAAGGGCAATTTCGTTTAAATCTGTAGCGACTTGGCATCCCCAATTAGAAACCGATATAGTAATTTATGAACCTTTGCTCGATCGAGTTAATTATATAGCAAAATTGGCAAAAAAATGGGTTAATTTAAGTAAAGTTAGTAACTCAGAAAAAAAAGTAGCCTTAATTTTAGCTAACTATCCTAATAAAGACGGAAGAATTGCTAACGGCGTTGGTTTAGATACTCCTGCAAGTTGTATTAATATATTGAAGGCTTTACAAGAAAAAGGTTATCAAATTAAAGATATTCCAGCCAACGGTGACGAGTTAATATTTAAGTTAATTGAAGGGGTAACTAATGATTTAGAAATGCAATCCCAAAGAAAAATTAATCAATATTTATCCCTAGAAGAATATGAGACTTATTTTGCAACCTTACCCTTAGAAACCCAACAACAAATCAATACTCGATGGAAAAATATAACCTCGTATGCGAATGATTATCATTCGTATCCAGATACCCTTATATCGAAAAAAATAATCCCCATTTCGGGAATACAATTAGATAATATTTTTATTGGTATTCAACCCTCAAGAGGTTACGATTTTGATCCTAGTTTAAACTATCATGCCCCAGATTTAGAGCCAACTCATCATTATTTAGCTTTCTATTATTGGGTGAGGGAAATTTTTAAAGCTGATGCCATTATTCATGTGGGAAAACACGGTAATTTAGAATGGTTGCCGGGAAAAAGTTTGGTTTTATCTGAAAATTGTTACCCTGAAATTACTTTAGATACGTTACCTAATTTTTATCCTTTTATTGTAAATGATCCGGGGGAAGGTTCACAGGCAAAACGCCGGGCAAATGCGGTAATAATTGATCATTTAACTCCTCCTTTAACTCGTGCTGAATTATACGGTGATTTATTAGAATTAGAGGCTTTAATTGATGAATATTATCAGGCACAAAGTCTTAATCCTAGTCGTCTAAAAATTATATTCGATCGAATCTTAAACTTAACAAAAACGACTAACCTCAATGAAGATTTAGCCATTAAAGAAGTAAATCAAGATACGTTTTCGCAATTTTTAACCACTGCTGACAGTTATTTATGTGAATTAAAAGACGCTCAAATTAGAGACGGTTTACATATTTTTGGACAATGCCCTCAAGGAAGACAATTACGAGATTTAATTATTTCGATCGCACGATTTAGCAGTTATAATAACTTAGGATTAATTGACGCAATTCAAGAAGATTTAGATTCGATAAAATCTCCCTTAAAAAATGATCCCCCTAAATCCCCCTTAGTAAGGGGGACTTTTTCCTCTGAAATTATCCCCTTATTAAACGAGACTAATTCCTCAACTATTTCCCCCTTATTAAACGAAACTAATTCCTCAACTATTCCCCCCTTATTAAACGAAACTAATTCCTCAACTATTCCCCCCTTATTAAACGAGACTGATTCCTCAACTATTCCCCCCTTATTAAGGGGGGCTAGGGGAGATCAAGATTACTTAGAAACCTTAGCAAATAATCTAGTAGAAAAACTAATAGCAGGAGAAAATTATCAAGAAATTAGCTTAGGAAAAAACACTGAAAAATCTCTTAATTGGATAGCCAATAATTTATTACCCAACCTCCTAAAAAGCGATCGAGAAATCATCAATTTAATGAGAGGATTAGAAGGCAAATTTATTCCTAGTGGCTCATCAGGCGCACCAAGTCGAGGCAGGGCGGATGTTTTACCCACAGGGCGTAACTTTTATTCAGTGGATATAAGAGCAATTCCCAGTGAAACCGCTTGGGATGTAGGAAGAAAAGCTGCGGAGGCGGTAATCGATCGTTATACCCAAGAAAACGGTGAATATCCCAAAACCTTGGCGATTTCTGTCTGGGGTACTTCCACCATGCGCACGGGAGGGGATGACATCGCTCAAATTATGGCACTCATGGGCATCAAACCCGTTTGGGATGGGGTTAGTCGTAGGGTGGTTGACTATGAAATTATACCCCTATCTGTGTTAGGGAGACCTCGCATAGATGTAACTGTGAGAGTTTCGGGTTTTTTTCGTGACGGATTTCCCACAATACTGGAATTATTATATAAAGCGATCGTACATTTGTCAACCCTGACCGAAGAAAAAGAGCAAAATCCCCTTGCTTTACAAGTAGAAAAAGAGACTAAATATTGGTTAGATAAAGGTTTAGAAGAAAATGAGGCAAAACAGAGGGCAAGTTATCGTTTATTTGGCTCAAAACCCGGTGCTTATGGTGCTGGTTTACAAGGTTTAATTGAGTCGCAAAATTGGGAAAATGATGCTGATTTAGCAAGGGCTTATTTGAACTGGAGTAGTTATGCTTATGAGGGAAATAAAGGGGTATCTATGCCCGAAGTTTTTGAACAAAGATTGAAAACATTACAGATAGTTTTACATAACCAAGATAATCGAGAACATGATTTATTAGACTCCGATGATTATTACCAATTTCAAGGAGGATTAACCGTTGCGGTGAGACATTTAAAAGGAGAAAATCCTGTCACTTATTTTGGGGATAATTCCCAACCTAATAACCCCAAAGTTAGGGCATTAAAAGAGGAAATTGCAAGGGTTTATCGCAGTCGAGTTATTAACCCGAAATGGATAGAAGGAGTTATGCGTCATGGCTATAAAGGAGCATTTGAAATGAGTGCCACTGTCGATTATTTATTCGCTTATTCTGCTACTACTAAAAATGTGCCTAATTTTATGTTTGAAGGGGTAGCTAAAAGTTATTTATTCGATGAAAAAGTACAACAATTTATCCAAGAAAAAAACCCTTGGGCATTAAGGGATATAGCAGAAAGATTAATCGAAGCAAATCAACGTAATTTGTGGCAAAATGTCTCTCAAGAAATGTTGGATAAATTAAGACAAATTGCCCATGAAGCTGAAGGTTCGATCGAGTAA
- a CDS encoding DUF4327 family protein produces MTTYTLPTISPYYYTLDFIKDEIRALLERGSISRHQPIYSLANYIPPREWLSVEKQLEEKDFLLRDRIGDLLGSEHWDND; encoded by the coding sequence ATGACTACTTACACCCTCCCAACAATTTCCCCCTATTATTACACCCTTGACTTTATTAAAGACGAAATCAGAGCCTTACTAGAAAGGGGTAGCATCAGCCGTCATCAGCCTATTTATAGCTTGGCTAACTATATTCCCCCCAGAGAATGGTTATCCGTGGAAAAACAACTAGAAGAAAAAGATTTTTTATTGCGCGATCGTATCGGTGATTTGTTAGGCTCAGAACATTGGGATAATGATTAA
- the rpsU gene encoding 30S ribosomal protein S21 — MTQVVVGQNENIESALRRFKRQVSKAGIFADIKRLRHFETPIEKKKRKAVARRKKRFR; from the coding sequence ATGACCCAAGTGGTTGTGGGACAAAATGAAAATATAGAATCAGCTTTACGTCGTTTTAAAAGACAAGTTTCCAAAGCAGGTATCTTTGCAGATATTAAACGTCTGCGTCACTTTGAAACCCCCATCGAAAAGAAAAAACGCAAAGCCGTTGCTCGTCGCAAAAAACGCTTTCGTTAA
- a CDS encoding beta strand repeat-containing protein, whose translation MIDVNIFSNGIAVEGLNTTLTFTIELSEPASDPLQANRTYYVSTFNNTAIAGLDFTAVNNSPLVFAVGERVKTISINITNDSFIEADETFFVNVFDTNNLATQTLLATTFGTITDVLRADVTTTLSANVESLTLTGTANINGTGNANANIIIGNSGNNTLDGGSGNDTLNGGAGNDSLFGGAGDDVLIGGAGVDTLNGGGGNDTYVIDASDVIIGETDGGGIDTIQISTNYDLRVLGLGSNIENLTLTGTAVSGVGNEYGNLIQGNSANNRLDGQDGNDNLVGAGGADTLIGGFGDDTLDGGSGVDSLVGGPGNDTYIIDSASDIIVEGANQGIDTVSVAYGSYTIANQANLENITLTGLLAINATGNTGDNYLTGNNRNNVLDGGAGNDTLDGNGGVDTLKGGAGNDTYILDNTGDMVDLILETATGGTDTVITNSDYILGANLENLRLSGNGDFSGTGNALANEIIGNDGRNFLDGNGGTDILIGGRGDDTYFVDSADDRIREDLADSGGDLVIVSYNTVVPYTIGDAGDNRFVNHITLAGLASKAQGNSMSNILLGNEGSDTLDGGAGSDTLDGGEGQDVLIGGTGGDLYRINLGENDQITESSSSVTEIDTIEASYTGTELTRSYTLPTNIENFVFLSTINLNLTGNASNNIITTNIGNDTLTAGDGNDTLNTGEGNDTLLGGNGNDSLLGGNGNDSLVGDAGNDTLVGGNGKDTLIGGAGDDLYVTDSVLETLTEAANQGIDTVQSTVSNTLKVNFENLTLLGTTNINGTGNTVNNIITGNSGNNTLDGQGGDDILLGGTGNDVLLGQIGNDTLDGGIGIDTLYGHEGNDVYVVDNIGDVVIEGVTQGTDLVTTFITYTLTDNVENLTLLGTANINGTGNALNNVITGNSGSNLTFGSNVIDGGLGNDTMIGGLGHDYYYINSLGDVIIEVDTLNGGIDTAFISVNNDTLDGNVENLTLIGSAVKGTGNSLNNRLIGNSLANNLIGLDGNDFLDGLGGRDTLVGGNGNDTYIINNTGVVITELANQGTDLVLSSITYTLGTNVENLQLTGSANINGTGNNDTNPSGGNRITGNSGNNILSGAAGNDFLIGNEGNDTLIGGAGNDTLTGGAGADRFQYVTNSAFSSPDIGNDTIIDFNRNQGDKFVLGRITFGLTGNIGDVLAISQFASVATDDLAKGSTARIVHSQGTGTVFYNSNGTTIGGEGFIFDSGVTSALLNTDFIIG comes from the coding sequence ATGATAGACGTAAATATTTTCAGTAACGGCATTGCCGTTGAAGGACTCAACACCACCTTAACCTTCACCATCGAGCTTTCCGAACCAGCATCTGATCCATTACAGGCAAATAGAACCTATTATGTCAGCACCTTTAACAATACCGCTATTGCCGGTTTAGATTTTACCGCAGTAAATAATAGCCCCCTAGTCTTTGCTGTGGGAGAAAGAGTAAAAACCATCTCTATTAACATAACTAACGATAGCTTTATAGAAGCTGACGAAACTTTTTTTGTCAACGTTTTTGATACAAATAATCTAGCCACTCAGACATTATTAGCTACAACTTTCGGTACAATTACAGATGTTTTAAGGGCTGACGTAACCACTACTTTATCAGCAAATGTGGAGTCTTTGACTTTAACAGGAACAGCTAATATAAACGGTACAGGCAACGCCAATGCCAATATCATCATTGGTAATAGTGGCAATAATACCTTAGATGGTGGCTCTGGTAACGATACTCTTAACGGTGGAGCAGGAAATGATAGTCTCTTTGGTGGTGCGGGAGATGATGTTCTGATCGGTGGTGCAGGAGTTGATACCCTAAACGGTGGTGGTGGCAATGATACTTATGTCATTGATGCCTCGGATGTAATTATTGGCGAAACCGATGGTGGAGGCATTGACACTATTCAAATTTCTACTAACTATGATCTAAGGGTACTTGGTCTAGGTAGTAATATTGAAAATTTGACCTTAACAGGCACTGCTGTCAGTGGAGTTGGGAATGAATATGGCAACTTAATTCAAGGAAACAGTGCCAATAATCGCCTCGATGGACAAGATGGAAATGATAATTTAGTCGGTGCTGGAGGTGCTGATACCCTGATAGGAGGATTTGGCGATGATACCCTTGATGGTGGTAGTGGTGTCGATTCTTTAGTTGGTGGTCCAGGTAACGATACCTATATTATTGACAGTGCCTCTGATATTATTGTAGAAGGTGCTAATCAAGGTATTGATACTGTCAGCGTCGCCTACGGAAGTTATACCATCGCCAATCAAGCTAATTTAGAAAATATTACCCTTACGGGTTTATTAGCTATTAATGCCACAGGAAATACTGGAGATAATTATCTCACAGGAAATAACCGTAATAACGTCCTCGATGGCGGTGCAGGTAACGATACCCTCGATGGTAACGGAGGAGTTGATACTCTCAAAGGTGGTGCGGGAAATGATACTTATATCCTCGATAACACGGGGGATATGGTAGATTTAATTTTGGAAACTGCTACGGGGGGTACTGATACTGTCATCACTAATTCTGACTATATTTTAGGTGCTAATTTAGAAAACCTACGATTATCGGGTAATGGGGATTTTTCTGGTACTGGTAACGCATTAGCGAATGAAATTATCGGTAATGATGGGAGAAATTTCCTTGACGGAAACGGAGGTACTGATATTTTAATTGGTGGACGAGGGGATGATACTTATTTTGTAGATAGTGCTGATGATCGAATTCGAGAAGATCTTGCCGACTCAGGTGGAGATCTCGTAATCGTTAGCTATAATACTGTAGTACCTTATACAATAGGTGATGCCGGTGATAATCGTTTTGTCAACCATATTACCTTGGCCGGACTAGCATCGAAAGCACAAGGTAATAGTATGTCTAATATTTTATTAGGTAATGAAGGTAGTGATACTCTTGATGGAGGTGCCGGTAGTGATACCCTCGATGGTGGAGAAGGGCAAGATGTTCTGATTGGTGGAACCGGTGGAGACTTATATCGCATTAATCTGGGAGAAAATGACCAAATTACAGAAAGTTCTTCCTCCGTAACAGAAATTGACACCATTGAAGCCTCTTATACTGGCACAGAATTAACCAGAAGCTATACATTACCGACAAATATTGAAAATTTCGTCTTTTTAAGTACTATTAACCTTAACCTCACAGGCAACGCCTCTAATAATATTATTACCACTAATATCGGTAATGATACTTTGACGGCGGGAGATGGGAATGATACTCTTAATACGGGTGAGGGGAATGATACTCTCCTTGGTGGTAATGGTAACGATAGCCTCCTTGGTGGTAATGGTAATGATAGTTTAGTCGGTGATGCGGGGAATGATACTCTCGTGGGAGGTAATGGGAAAGATACCTTAATCGGCGGTGCCGGAGATGATCTCTATGTCACTGATAGTGTGCTTGAAACCTTGACAGAAGCGGCTAATCAAGGTATTGATACCGTCCAATCGACAGTTTCTAATACACTGAAAGTTAATTTTGAAAATTTAACCCTATTAGGCACTACCAACATTAATGGCACAGGAAATACGGTAAATAATATTATTACTGGTAATAGCGGAAATAATACTCTTGATGGTCAGGGAGGTGATGATATTCTTCTTGGTGGAACTGGTAATGATGTTCTCTTAGGGCAAATCGGTAATGACACTCTCGATGGTGGTATTGGAATTGATACCTTATATGGTCATGAAGGCAATGATGTTTATGTTGTTGACAATATTGGAGATGTTGTCATTGAAGGAGTTACTCAGGGAACTGATTTAGTTACAACTTTTATTACTTATACCTTGACCGATAATGTCGAAAATCTGACTCTTCTTGGTACAGCCAACATCAATGGTACTGGAAACGCTTTAAATAACGTAATTACTGGTAATTCAGGCTCTAACCTTACTTTCGGCTCTAACGTGATTGATGGTGGTTTAGGCAATGATACCATGATTGGTGGACTGGGTCATGATTATTACTACATTAACAGTCTAGGCGATGTTATTATTGAGGTAGATACTTTAAACGGTGGTATTGATACCGCTTTTATCTCCGTCAATAATGATACTTTAGATGGTAACGTCGAAAATTTAACCCTCATCGGTTCAGCCGTCAAAGGTACTGGTAATAGTCTTAATAACCGTTTAATTGGTAATAGTTTAGCTAATAACCTCATCGGTTTAGATGGTAATGATTTTCTCGATGGTTTAGGAGGCAGAGATACCCTTGTGGGAGGTAACGGTAACGATACTTATATCATTAACAATACTGGTGTTGTAATTACGGAATTGGCTAATCAAGGTACAGATTTAGTTCTTTCTTCCATTACCTATACCCTTGGTACAAATGTCGAAAATCTCCAGTTAACGGGTTCAGCTAACATTAATGGTACTGGTAATAATGACACTAATCCTAGCGGTGGTAATCGTATTACTGGGAATAGTGGTAATAATATTCTTTCTGGGGCGGCTGGAAATGATTTTCTTATCGGTAATGAAGGGAATGATACTTTAATTGGTGGTGCTGGTAATGACACCTTAACAGGAGGAGCTGGTGCCGATCGATTCCAATATGTTACTAATTCTGCTTTTTCCTCTCCTGATATTGGCAATGACACTATCATTGATTTTAATCGGAATCAAGGAGATAAATTTGTTCTAGGCAGAATTACATTTGGTCTAACAGGTAATATTGGTGATGTTTTAGCAATTAGTCAATTTGCATCGGTTGCTACGGATGATTTAGCAAAAGGTAGCACTGCTCGTATTGTCCATAGTCAAGGAACTGGTACTGTTTTCTATAATAGTAATGGTACGACCATTGGAGGTGAAGGCTTTATCTTTGATAGTGGTGTTACGTCAGCATTGTTAAATACTGACTTTATCATTGGTTAA
- the radA gene encoding DNA repair protein RadA — protein sequence MAKTRTVYICNACGAESSQWFGKCPSCGVYGTLEEQISNNTNNGNFSRAGWQSQSRTQNKKESPAQPRISVKFSDITEEEQPRMDSGYHELDRVLGGGIVPGSLILIGGDPGIGKSTLLLQTANQLSIRFPRILYVSAEESGQQIKLRASRLRVGLSGDDSDSSNGQEKTPLLEPNLYILPETDLEEILRELESLKPQVAIIDSIQTLHFSTINSAPGSVSQVRECTSALMQVAKRENISLFIVGHVTKEGAIAGPRVLEHLVDTVLYFEGDRYASHRLLRSVKNRFGATHEIGIFEMVDHGLDEVTNPSELFLSNREEQAPGTATIVSCEGTRCLVVELQALVSPTSYTSPRRSTTGVDYNRLQQILAVLEKRVGIPLSKLDAYVASVGGLAVEEPAADLGMAIAIVASFRDRVVDPRTVLIGEIGLGGQVRLVSQMELRLKEAAKLGFTRAIVPKGQTYPTDLGLEIIAVNKVIQAIVVAIPSTQNEDEEDSEEN from the coding sequence ATGGCGAAAACCAGAACTGTTTATATCTGTAATGCCTGTGGTGCAGAATCTTCTCAGTGGTTTGGTAAATGTCCTAGTTGCGGTGTTTACGGTACTTTAGAAGAACAAATTTCTAATAATACCAATAATGGTAATTTTAGTCGTGCTGGTTGGCAATCTCAAAGTCGTACTCAAAACAAAAAAGAAAGCCCCGCACAACCTCGAATCTCTGTGAAATTTTCAGATATTACAGAAGAGGAACAACCCCGTATGGACTCAGGTTATCATGAATTGGATCGAGTTTTGGGAGGGGGAATTGTACCCGGTTCATTGATCTTGATTGGGGGTGATCCGGGTATTGGTAAGTCAACTTTGTTGTTACAAACGGCGAATCAATTATCGATTCGGTTTCCTCGTATTTTATATGTGTCGGCGGAGGAGTCAGGGCAACAAATCAAATTACGAGCTTCTCGGTTAAGGGTTGGCTTGTCAGGGGATGACTCAGATTCAAGTAATGGGCAGGAAAAAACTCCACTTCTTGAACCGAATTTATATATTTTGCCTGAAACGGATTTAGAGGAAATTTTGCGAGAATTGGAATCTCTCAAGCCTCAAGTGGCAATTATTGATAGTATTCAAACTTTACATTTTTCGACTATTAATTCTGCTCCCGGTTCGGTGTCTCAGGTAAGAGAATGTACTTCGGCTTTGATGCAGGTGGCAAAACGAGAAAATATTAGTCTGTTTATTGTTGGTCATGTTACTAAAGAAGGGGCGATCGCAGGGCCTAGGGTATTAGAGCATTTGGTAGATACTGTGTTATATTTTGAGGGCGATCGATATGCGTCTCATCGTTTGTTACGATCGGTCAAAAATCGTTTTGGTGCTACCCATGAAATCGGTATCTTTGAAATGGTAGATCATGGTTTAGATGAAGTAACTAACCCTTCAGAATTGTTTTTGAGTAATCGAGAGGAACAAGCACCGGGTACAGCTACGATCGTCTCCTGTGAGGGTACTCGATGCCTTGTGGTAGAGTTACAAGCCTTAGTTAGCCCCACTAGCTACACTTCTCCTCGTCGATCGACGACAGGAGTGGATTATAATAGGTTGCAACAAATTTTGGCAGTATTAGAAAAAAGGGTAGGTATTCCTCTGTCGAAATTAGATGCTTATGTGGCTTCTGTGGGAGGATTGGCGGTGGAAGAACCAGCGGCAGATTTGGGTATGGCGATCGCCATTGTAGCTAGTTTTCGAGATCGTGTAGTCGATCCTCGTACGGTGTTAATCGGAGAAATCGGTTTAGGAGGACAAGTGCGCTTAGTGTCCCAAATGGAATTAAGATTAAAAGAGGCGGCTAAATTGGGCTTTACTCGCGCGATCGTGCCTAAAGGGCAAACATATCCTACTGATTTAGGATTGGAAATTATCGCTGTCAATAAAGTTATTCAAGCTATTGTGGTGGCTATTCCTAGTACTCAAAATGAAGATGAGGAAGATTCTGAAGAAAATTAG